In the Microthrixaceae bacterium genome, GCCGCTACGGCCGCTGACCCGGGAAACCTAGATCCGCCGAGGGGCAGAGCCTTCCGGCTGAGTTCGTTTCGCCAGAAGGTCGCGTAGCCGCCGAGCAGGCTCGACCTATCAACCCACCCGCATCGCGGCCGGGGCGTGGGCCGGGACGGCGGGACGGGCTGGCACCACCCGATCGACCCGTTGGTAAGGCTCCCCCATCGCCGGACGCATGTCGGTCTGGCCTTTGTTGGGCCACAGGCTCATGGCCCGTTCGGTCATGGCGGTGATGGTCAGCGACGGGTTGACACCGAGGTTGGCCGATACGGCCGAACCATCGGCCACGGACAGACCTTCATATCCGAAGACCCGTTGGTAGGGGTCGATCACCCCCGCGTCCGGTGAATCACCGATCACGCATCCACCCAAGATGTGGGCGGTGGTGGGAGCGTCGAGAAGAGTCTCGTTCCATGCTCCCCAGGCATCGCCCTCGAGCATCTCAGCGGTCCGCCGGGCGGCCTCATTGGCTACCGGCAGGTACGTCGGGTTCGGTTCACCGTGTCCAGGCCGGCTCACCAACATGTCGAGGCGGTCATGGCGGCGCAGGCTGATGCTGTTGTTTCGGCTTTGCATCACCAGCAAGATGATCGAGCGCTCCGACCATCGACGAACCGACAGCGACCGCACGAAGGCGATGGGGTGGCGGACGACTTTGGCGGCGAAGCGGGCCTGGCGGGGGACTCGGCCTCCACCGTCCACCAGAACGGTGGTGAGCAATCCCATGGCGTTGGAGCGCGGCGGGTAGCGAACGGGCTCAATGTGGGTGTGGTCGTCGGGGTGAATGGACGAAGTGATGGCGACCCCATGGGTGAGCTCAGGCATCGGGGTACGAGCCGATGCCCCCACGATGGCTTCGCTGTTGGTACGAACCACGTCACCGAGCCGGTCCGACAACTCCGGCAGCCGGCCTTCGTCACGGAGACGCAACAGCAGCTTCACCGTGCCGAGCACTCCCGCCGACAACACGACCTTCTCGGCGGTGAAGGTGCGGGGACGATGACGAAGCACCGCGCCGGGCCGATCGGTGGTGATCCGCCAACCTCCGCCCGACAGGGGTTCCAGGTCGGTGACCTGGGTGTCGGGGTGGACCACGGCGCCCTTCTTCTCGGCCAGGTACAGGTAGTTGCGGTCGAGGGTGTTCTTAGCCCCCACCTTGCAACCCACCATGCAGCTACCGCAGTGGGTACAACCGACCTTGTCGGGGCCTTCGCCTCCGAAGTAGGGGTCTGGGACCTGCTGACCCGGTTCACCGAACCACACCCCAACCGGTGTCCGGTGATAGGTGTCGGCCACACCCATCTCGTCGGCCAACCGGCGTATGTACTCGTCTGCTGGGGTGTCCTCAGGCACCTCGTTCACGCCCAACATCCGCCGGGCTTGGTCGTAGTGGGGGGCCAGCTCGTCACGCCAGTCAGTGATGTGCCCCCATTGCGGGTCGCTGTAGAAGGGGTCGAGCGGTTCGTAGAGGGTGTTGGCGTACACCAACGATCCGCCGCCAACCCCAGCTCCCGACAACACGGCAATGTCCTTGAGCGGGGTGATCCGCTGGATGCCCCGCAGGCCCAGGACCGGCGCCCACAAGAACCGCCGCAGCTGCCAGCTCGAACGGGGCAGCGTCTTGGTGTTGAACCTTCGGCCCGCTTCCAGCACCCCGACCCGGTACCCCTTCTCGGTGGCCCTCAGCGCGGTGACGCTGCCCCCGAATCCAGAACCCACCACCACCACGTCGAAGTCGAAATCGGCCATGGCCAGCATCGTTCCATGCCCACCGCCGCTGTGCCCACCGCATCGTCGGATTGGTGACGACCATCACGCCCGAGAGGCCGACCGCCCCGAACATGGATCAGCGGGCGGCCACCACCACTGCCGGTTTGACGGTGTCGCCTCGGAACTTCTCATAGACGGCCAACAGCTCACCCTCGGCATCGGTCACAGCCCATGGCCCTTCACCCTCGGCGCCGATGGCGGATCGGTCCAGGACCTTGCCCACCCCCACCGCCTCTGCCATATCGGCGTCCGCCGGCAGGATCGCCAGGTGTCGAACTGCTTCGGCCATGGGCCGCACTGCTTCCGGGCCGACCTGCTCGAGTGGTACGGCGTCTTCCAGCGTGAACGGGCCAACCGAGGTGCGCCGCAGGTTGTTCAGATGAGCGCCCCCACCGAGGGCGTGGCCGAGGTCGGCGGCCAGGGTGCGTATGTAGGTGCCAGACGAGCAATGGACGTCGATGGTGGCCACCGGCGGGTACCCGACGGGTCCCGACAGGACCTCCAGGGAATGGATCGTGACCGGGCGCGGGGTGCGTTCGACCTCAATACCCTGTCGGGCCAGTTCGTGGAGGCGCTTTCCGTCCACCTTGACCGCCGACACCATGGGTGGGATCTGGTGGATTTCGCCCACGAAGCTCGCAGCCGCGTCGGCCACGGCGCGGGGAGTGAGGCCGCTCATTTGGTGGGTGGCAACCACGTCACCTGAGGCATCCAGCGTGGATGTCTCGGCGCCGAACACCACATCGCCCACGTAGGACTTTCCCAGTGGGGACAAGAACCGCAACAGCTTGGTGGCTCGGCCCACCCCGAGCAGCAACACGCCAGTGGCATCGGGGTCGAGGGTGCCGGCGTGACCGACCTTGCGGGTGCCGAGAAGGCCCCGGCTCTTCGCCACCACGTCGTGGCTGGTCCAACCAGCGGGCTTGTCGACCACCACCAGCCCGTTGGGGCCGGCATCGGCACGGCGGGGGCTCAAGATGCGGGCGGAACGGCCGGGCCCGTTGGGTCTCCCGGATCTGCGGTCTCGACGGCCTGGAGGCCCCGGAGGACGTCTTCGATCCTCAGGGCGTTGCGTATCACCGTGTCGGTCTCGAAACGCAGTTCTGGGGTGCGCTTCACCTTGGCTTGACGCCCGACCGCGGCCTGGAGCCGAGGCCGCAGCTCACTGAACGCGGCCTGGATGGTCTCCTCGGCTTCCTCGCCGAGACCATGGTCGTAGTGGACGACGGCACGGGCCAGATCCCCGTCGACCACCACTGAGGTGACGGTGACCAGCTCCAAGCGTTCGTCGTCGATGCGCTCCAGCTCCTCGGCCACGATCTCCTTGACCAGGCTGTTGAGCCGGGCGGTCCGCGGGTAGTCGCGTGATGGAGTGCGCTTCTTCATTCTTCCTCCTCCAGCCACCCCCGCCGGGAGGTGACTACCTCCACCTCGGGAAACGACCAGACGAATCGATCCACGGCATCGAGAATCTCCCGAGCCTGCTTCTCGCTGGACGCCACCGTGGCGAAGCCCAGCTCGCTGCGACGCCAGTCGTCCTGATGACCGACCTCAGAGGCTGCCACCCGGTGACGGCGCCGGGCTCCTTCGAGCACAGGAGTGATCACCGACCGCTTCGCTTTCAGCGAGTCGGCGTGGGGCAGCCGGAGATCGACGATGAGGACACAGGCGAACACGGCTGGGTCAGTGTACCGACCCCGGTCCGGAGCATGTCACGGTTGGGTCAGACCCGGGGGATCTCGCGCTCGTCGAAGGTCTCGATGACGTCGCCGGGCTTGAGGTCCTGGAAGTCGGTGAGGCCGATGCCGCACTCGAAGCCCTGTTTGACCTCACGCACGTCGTGCTTGAAGCGGCGGAGCGAGGCGATGGCACCCTTCCAGATGATGGTTCCCTCACGCAGGAAGCGAACCTTGGAGCCGCGGGTGATCTCGCCGTTGGTGACGTAGCAGCCGGCGATCTTGCCGACCTTGGGCACGCTGAAGATCTCGCGTACCTCGGCTTCGCCGGTGACCACCTCTTCGAACTCGGGTGCGAGCATGCCGACCATGGCAGCTTCTATGTCCTCGATGAGGTGGTAGATCACCTCATAGGTACGGATCTCCACGTCTTCGTTGTCGGCCAGTTCTCGGACCTGCCGGTCGGGGCGAACGTTGAAGCCGATGATCGTGGCGTTGGACGCCATGGCCAACTCGATGTCGCTCTTGAGGATGCCACCCACGCCCTGACGGACGAAGGCGAGCTTGACGTCGTCTCGTTCCAGCTTCTTGAGGCTTCCGACCACCGCTTCGAGCGAACCGGTGACGTCGGCCTTGACGATGAGGTTGAGCGTGGCGACCTCGCCAGCCTGGATCTGGCTGAAGATGTCTTCCAGCTTGGCGCCACCGTGCACCACCGACGCCGAGCCGGAGATGCTGGCCACCCGCTGGTAGTGCTCGCGCTGCTCGGCGACCTTGGCGGCGGTGCGTTCATCCGGCGCCACCACGAAGTCGTCGCCGGCGTCGGCCACGTCGGACAGACCGAGAACCTGGACCGGTGTGGACGGTCCCGCTTCCTTGACCTGCTCGCCCTTGTCGTTGATCAGGGCACGGACCCGGCCCCAGGCCGCACCCGCGACCAGGGGGTCGCCGACCTTGAGCGTCCCGCGCTGCACGAGGATGGTGGCCACCGGTCCA is a window encoding:
- a CDS encoding GMC family oxidoreductase, whose protein sequence is MADFDFDVVVVGSGFGGSVTALRATEKGYRVGVLEAGRRFNTKTLPRSSWQLRRFLWAPVLGLRGIQRITPLKDIAVLSGAGVGGGSLVYANTLYEPLDPFYSDPQWGHITDWRDELAPHYDQARRMLGVNEVPEDTPADEYIRRLADEMGVADTYHRTPVGVWFGEPGQQVPDPYFGGEGPDKVGCTHCGSCMVGCKVGAKNTLDRNYLYLAEKKGAVVHPDTQVTDLEPLSGGGWRITTDRPGAVLRHRPRTFTAEKVVLSAGVLGTVKLLLRLRDEGRLPELSDRLGDVVRTNSEAIVGASARTPMPELTHGVAITSSIHPDDHTHIEPVRYPPRSNAMGLLTTVLVDGGGRVPRQARFAAKVVRHPIAFVRSLSVRRWSERSIILLVMQSRNNSISLRRHDRLDMLVSRPGHGEPNPTYLPVANEAARRTAEMLEGDAWGAWNETLLDAPTTAHILGGCVIGDSPDAGVIDPYQRVFGYEGLSVADGSAVSANLGVNPSLTITAMTERAMSLWPNKGQTDMRPAMGEPYQRVDRVVPARPAVPAHAPAAMRVG
- the truB gene encoding tRNA pseudouridine(55) synthase TruB, producing MSPRRADAGPNGLVVVDKPAGWTSHDVVAKSRGLLGTRKVGHAGTLDPDATGVLLLGVGRATKLLRFLSPLGKSYVGDVVFGAETSTLDASGDVVATHQMSGLTPRAVADAAASFVGEIHQIPPMVSAVKVDGKRLHELARQGIEVERTPRPVTIHSLEVLSGPVGYPPVATIDVHCSSGTYIRTLAADLGHALGGGAHLNNLRRTSVGPFTLEDAVPLEQVGPEAVRPMAEAVRHLAILPADADMAEAVGVGKVLDRSAIGAEGEGPWAVTDAEGELLAVYEKFRGDTVKPAVVVAAR
- the rbfA gene encoding 30S ribosome-binding factor RbfA, producing the protein MKKRTPSRDYPRTARLNSLVKEIVAEELERIDDERLELVTVTSVVVDGDLARAVVHYDHGLGEEAEETIQAAFSELRPRLQAAVGRQAKVKRTPELRFETDTVIRNALRIEDVLRGLQAVETADPGDPTGPAVPPAS
- a CDS encoding DUF503 domain-containing protein, which translates into the protein MFACVLIVDLRLPHADSLKAKRSVITPVLEGARRRHRVAASEVGHQDDWRRSELGFATVASSEKQAREILDAVDRFVWSFPEVEVVTSRRGWLEEEE